A stretch of the Narcine bancroftii isolate sNarBan1 chromosome 14, sNarBan1.hap1, whole genome shotgun sequence genome encodes the following:
- the polr2j gene encoding DNA-directed RNA polymerase II subunit RPB11-a isoform X2: MRRRPSRVSCCLRERRSEITITKDTKVPNACLFTINKEDHTLGNTIRSQLLKDPQVLFAGYKVPHPLEHKIVIRVQTTPDYSPQEAFTNAITDLISELSLLEERFRVAIKDKQEGIE, encoded by the exons ATGCGCCGCCGGCCTTCGAGAGTTTCCTGCTGTTTGAGGGAGAGAAgaagtga aaTAACAATAACAAAAGACACAAAAGTGCCAAATGCATGTCTATTCACCATCAACAAGGAGGACCATACCTTGGGTAACACCATCCGATC GCAATTGCTGAAAGACCCTCAGGTGTTATTTGCAGGATACAAAGTACCACATCCTCTGGAACATAAGATTGTTATTCGTGTACAGACTACTCCAGACTACAGTCCACAAGAGGCATTCACAAACGCCATCACTGATCTCATCAGCGAGTTATCTCTTCTAGAGGAGAGGTTTCGG GTTGCTATTAAAGATAAACAAGAAGGAATTGAATGA
- the polr2j gene encoding DNA-directed RNA polymerase II subunit RPB11-a isoform X1 codes for MNAPPAFESFLLFEGEKKITITKDTKVPNACLFTINKEDHTLGNTIRSQLLKDPQVLFAGYKVPHPLEHKIVIRVQTTPDYSPQEAFTNAITDLISELSLLEERFRVAIKDKQEGIE; via the exons ATGAATGCGCCGCCGGCCTTCGAGAGTTTCCTGCTGTTTGAGGGAGAGAAgaa aaTAACAATAACAAAAGACACAAAAGTGCCAAATGCATGTCTATTCACCATCAACAAGGAGGACCATACCTTGGGTAACACCATCCGATC GCAATTGCTGAAAGACCCTCAGGTGTTATTTGCAGGATACAAAGTACCACATCCTCTGGAACATAAGATTGTTATTCGTGTACAGACTACTCCAGACTACAGTCCACAAGAGGCATTCACAAACGCCATCACTGATCTCATCAGCGAGTTATCTCTTCTAGAGGAGAGGTTTCGG GTTGCTATTAAAGATAAACAAGAAGGAATTGAATGA